In Nonomuraea sp. NBC_00507, the following are encoded in one genomic region:
- a CDS encoding BTAD domain-containing putative transcriptional regulator, with product MSAEPAGLRFSVLGPLAVTHAGKPLDLGGTRVKALLATLLIAQGKVVTTDRIIDAVWGEQAPNSAVATLYSYITRLRKTLEPDRLPRAATGLLDRQGPGYVLRVRPEAVDSERFAALAERGARLLPDDPPAAAESLSTALALWRGPAYADLGNSQVANAEIARLDNARLAARQDHAAARLSMGATVQAVGELESLVREHPLAERSWELLALALYRSGRQGDALAALRSAREQLIEELGVDPGPSLRAVEAAVLRQDPALDWRAPKEAAAIIEPAEPKEPARPRLPAPLTRLIGRDAAVAAVKDLLTAHRLVTITGPGGAGKSRLALEIAREHQDGDGPWLALLADVTDAGLLPAAVGAAMGTAITGSTDHLAASIGDREMLLVLDNCEHLVDAVAPLAETLLSLCPGLRLLATSREQLAVTGEATWDLPPLDPDGAAAELFTERSLAVRPGRQPRYDERQLISRICRELDGLPLAIELAAAQTRVLSLEQIADGLHDRFALLATGSRTAPERHRSLEAAITSSVRLLTAPERELLGCLSLFEGGFDLEAAERVAGPPAVLHRLGGLVAKSLVTVDGAAAPRRYRMLESIRQYALRTLSGDERARWAGRHLAWAVELAETAERRLRTFDGELWLRRLRHEQANTRAALSHALATGDGDSALRIASALSWFWYRNGDVHEGIARLSEALDRAGADHPGRGQALIGRALLRYLAGDPFAGNDDVVLALREAEAIGDVEVMARALPYRAYFLQLSGDPDQAQRTLAAGWTHVRAAGLPWVEAELMMVRGQITRVAGDPLLAAGQLVQAADIAEACGHDWAYCSSGWIGAKVAMDLGDTGRAVQQAARLVVHLDRVQDVTSWLACAHVLAGALGMAGRAADGAMLLGTVSAIGSRVGYSPELMDPLDGPRNVAAVRTALSPEVYEEATAMGASLTKQDATAMARRLIVTTPGDDGRQTVLRNDYS from the coding sequence GTGAGCGCTGAACCTGCCGGCCTCCGCTTCTCCGTCTTGGGCCCACTGGCGGTAACCCACGCGGGCAAACCACTCGACCTCGGGGGCACCCGCGTCAAAGCCCTGCTGGCGACACTCCTCATCGCGCAGGGCAAGGTGGTGACCACCGATCGCATCATCGACGCGGTATGGGGAGAACAGGCTCCGAACAGTGCCGTGGCCACCCTGTATTCGTACATCACCAGGCTGAGAAAGACCTTGGAACCAGACCGGCTCCCCCGCGCGGCCACGGGCCTGCTCGACCGCCAGGGTCCGGGCTACGTCCTGCGCGTCAGGCCGGAAGCGGTGGACTCGGAACGCTTCGCCGCTCTGGCCGAGCGCGGCGCGAGGCTGCTGCCCGACGATCCACCGGCGGCGGCGGAGAGCCTCTCGACCGCGCTCGCGCTGTGGCGCGGCCCCGCGTATGCCGATCTCGGCAACTCCCAGGTGGCCAACGCCGAGATCGCCCGCCTGGACAACGCCCGGCTGGCCGCCCGCCAGGACCACGCGGCGGCCCGCCTCTCCATGGGCGCGACCGTCCAGGCGGTGGGCGAACTCGAGTCACTGGTCCGCGAGCACCCGCTGGCCGAGCGGTCCTGGGAGCTGCTCGCGCTCGCCCTGTACCGGAGCGGCCGCCAGGGAGACGCCCTGGCCGCACTCCGCTCGGCACGCGAGCAACTGATCGAGGAGCTCGGCGTGGACCCCGGCCCTTCACTGCGCGCCGTGGAGGCGGCGGTGCTCCGGCAGGACCCCGCCCTGGACTGGCGGGCTCCGAAGGAGGCGGCGGCGATCATCGAGCCCGCCGAGCCGAAGGAGCCTGCCCGCCCGCGGCTTCCGGCGCCGCTGACCCGTCTCATCGGGCGTGATGCCGCCGTGGCCGCGGTGAAGGACCTGCTCACCGCGCATCGGCTGGTGACGATCACCGGTCCCGGCGGCGCCGGCAAGAGCCGCCTGGCTCTGGAGATCGCCCGCGAGCACCAGGACGGAGACGGCCCCTGGTTGGCCCTCCTCGCCGACGTGACAGACGCCGGGCTGCTGCCGGCCGCGGTCGGCGCGGCGATGGGCACGGCCATCACGGGCAGCACCGACCATCTCGCCGCGTCGATCGGCGACCGGGAGATGCTGCTGGTCCTCGACAACTGCGAGCATCTGGTCGACGCGGTCGCGCCACTGGCGGAGACGCTGCTGTCCCTCTGTCCCGGCCTGCGGCTCCTCGCCACGAGCCGGGAGCAGCTGGCCGTCACGGGCGAGGCGACCTGGGACCTGCCGCCGCTGGACCCCGATGGGGCGGCCGCCGAGCTTTTCACGGAGCGGTCCCTCGCGGTCCGTCCCGGCCGGCAACCACGGTACGACGAACGGCAGCTGATCTCCCGGATCTGCCGGGAGCTGGACGGCCTCCCCCTGGCCATCGAGCTCGCGGCGGCCCAGACCCGCGTCCTGTCCCTGGAACAGATCGCCGACGGGCTCCACGATCGGTTCGCCTTGCTGGCCACCGGCTCCCGTACCGCCCCGGAGCGCCATCGAAGCCTGGAAGCGGCCATCACGTCGAGCGTGCGCCTGCTCACCGCGCCCGAGAGGGAGCTGCTCGGCTGCCTGAGCCTCTTCGAGGGCGGCTTCGACCTGGAGGCGGCCGAGCGGGTGGCGGGGCCTCCGGCGGTGCTGCACAGACTGGGTGGCCTCGTCGCCAAATCGCTGGTCACCGTGGACGGCGCCGCCGCGCCCCGGCGTTACCGGATGCTGGAGTCCATACGGCAGTACGCCCTTCGCACGCTGTCCGGCGACGAACGGGCCCGCTGGGCCGGCCGCCATCTCGCGTGGGCGGTCGAGCTGGCCGAGACGGCCGAACGGCGCCTGCGCACCTTCGACGGGGAGCTGTGGCTGCGCAGGCTCCGGCACGAGCAGGCGAACACACGTGCCGCGCTGAGCCACGCCCTGGCCACGGGCGACGGGGACTCCGCGCTGCGCATCGCCAGCGCGCTGTCGTGGTTCTGGTATCGCAACGGCGACGTGCACGAAGGCATCGCGCGACTGTCGGAGGCCCTCGACCGCGCAGGCGCCGACCACCCCGGGCGAGGGCAGGCGCTGATCGGGCGGGCGTTGCTCCGCTACCTGGCAGGCGACCCGTTCGCCGGGAACGACGACGTCGTGCTGGCACTGCGGGAGGCCGAGGCCATCGGCGACGTCGAGGTCATGGCCCGCGCCCTGCCGTACCGGGCGTACTTCCTCCAGCTCAGCGGCGACCCGGACCAGGCGCAGCGCACGCTCGCCGCGGGCTGGACGCATGTACGGGCGGCGGGGCTGCCATGGGTCGAGGCCGAGCTGATGATGGTGCGCGGACAGATCACCAGGGTGGCCGGCGATCCGCTGCTCGCCGCCGGGCAGCTCGTGCAGGCCGCCGACATCGCCGAGGCCTGCGGCCACGACTGGGCGTACTGCTCGTCGGGCTGGATCGGGGCGAAGGTCGCCATGGACCTGGGCGACACCGGCCGGGCGGTCCAGCAGGCGGCCCGGCTGGTCGTGCACCTGGACCGCGTGCAGGACGTGACCTCCTGGCTGGCCTGTGCCCACGTGCTCGCCGGCGCCCTCGGCATGGCCGGCCGGGCGGCGGACGGCGCGATGCTCCTGGGCACGGTCTCGGCCATCGGCTCCCGGGTGGGCTACTCCCCCGAGCTCATGGACCCGCTGGACGGCCCCCGGAACGTGGCCGCCGTGCGCACCGCCCTCTCGCCGGAGGTGTACGAGGAGGCGACGGCCATGGGGGCGAGCCTCACGAAGCAGGACGCCACCGCCATGGCGCGCCGCCTCATCGTGACCACCCCGGGCGACGACGGCCGGCAGACGGTCCTGCGCAACGACTACTCCTGA
- a CDS encoding Txe/YoeB family addiction module toxin, whose protein sequence is MKILFDELAWEDYCYWQREDRRILKRINQLIADIARNGNEGIGKPEPLKYEWSGYWSRRITSEPRLVYRVNDDTIMIAACRYHYEK, encoded by the coding sequence GTGAAGATCCTTTTCGACGAACTCGCCTGGGAGGACTACTGCTACTGGCAGCGAGAAGATCGACGCATCCTCAAAAGGATCAACCAGCTGATCGCCGACATAGCCCGAAACGGGAACGAAGGCATCGGCAAACCAGAGCCGCTGAAGTACGAATGGTCCGGCTACTGGTCCCGGCGTATCACCTCAGAACCCCGGCTCGTCTACCGCGTCAACGACGACACCATCATGATCGCCGCCTGTCGCTATCACTATGAGAAGTAG
- a CDS encoding expansin EXLX1 family cellulose-binding protein: MRRLPFVLAAALTATSLLPAPALAKSARSGESAAATRAPAKPVVGKATRGKATLYELQSGGGNCSYPSPPADNLYVALSPREYAAAAACGGYLNVTGPKGTVRVKVVDQCPECPAGHIDLSRTAFARVVDPGKGTAVVSYRPVGNPRVGRPLSFRVKEGSSQWWLALLVIDHGNPLASVEVKAAGGAWRKLARADYNYWIAQSGAGQGPFAVRVTDTRGHRVTANGVRLAPAVIQRSTTKMY; the protein is encoded by the coding sequence ATGCGACGCTTACCCTTCGTCCTCGCCGCCGCGCTCACGGCGACCTCGCTCCTCCCCGCACCTGCCCTGGCGAAATCCGCCCGGAGCGGCGAGAGCGCCGCAGCCACCCGCGCGCCCGCGAAGCCGGTCGTAGGCAAGGCGACCAGAGGGAAAGCCACCTTGTACGAACTCCAGTCCGGGGGCGGTAACTGCTCATATCCGTCGCCTCCCGCCGACAACCTCTACGTCGCGCTCTCTCCGCGCGAGTACGCCGCCGCGGCCGCCTGCGGCGGCTACCTGAACGTCACCGGGCCGAAGGGCACCGTCCGGGTTAAGGTCGTCGACCAGTGCCCGGAGTGCCCGGCGGGGCACATCGACCTGAGCCGCACGGCCTTCGCCCGCGTCGTGGACCCCGGCAAGGGCACAGCGGTGGTCAGCTACCGCCCGGTCGGCAACCCGCGAGTCGGCAGACCGCTCTCCTTCCGCGTCAAGGAGGGCTCGTCGCAGTGGTGGCTGGCCCTGCTGGTCATCGACCACGGCAATCCGCTCGCCTCGGTCGAGGTGAAGGCCGCCGGCGGCGCGTGGCGCAAGCTGGCCCGGGCCGACTACAACTACTGGATCGCCCAGTCCGGCGCGGGCCAGGGCCCCTTCGCCGTACGGGTTACCGACACCCGCGGCCACCGGGTCACGGCCAACGGCGTCCGTCTGGCCCCCGCCGTCATTCAGCGCTCCACCACGAAGATGTACTGA
- a CDS encoding cellulose binding domain-containing protein, with product MPKTLLRAASVILLSLTALSAPAAYADDEVTPVAVTVNARAALATVPQTGIGTNHAIWDTNLGTNETADLLKDMGTKVLRYPGGSYSDIYHWADHTAPGGYVAPNTDFDTFMSGVHRTGAQAMVTANYGTGTAEEAAAWVRHANVTKGYGIKYWEIGNENYGNGHYGSAWEADNHADKSPAEYARHVVAYSDAMKAVDPTIKIGAVLTTSANWPDGLVGEGDAGTWNKVVLSMAGPKIDFVILHWYPGALDKTGHVPDMIHLTREQIAKYAGPGSERIGIAMTEFNTGSSSAGTTTQPGALAAADAYATLLANGVFTVDWWNVHNGIGPVTQVEGHTDYGDFGLLSSATCTSDNSVCEPPLNTPFAPYYALQMMSKFARPGDQFVRAATDQPKVTAHAARRPNGDLAVMLINTSSDTSYPITLDYSGFRPASGAATVLTHTNGATSITTSTAESPALPPLSLTTLVLRPASSQTGLPAAPGQPAASNITDKTATISWPAASPGARPIAKYEIHRQNAAISEQLGETTGTSFTVHNLKPGTRYTVNVIARDSGGGVSWSSPPLTFTTSTPATSSCTVKLTNQTDWASGYVGAIEITNNGAPINGWTLNFTWPRPWQSLGSGWSAVWTQTGSDVKVVNESGNGSLATGASTTIGFVGNYSGPNVLPTVFTLNGTVCGGA from the coding sequence ATGCCGAAGACCCTGTTACGAGCCGCGTCCGTGATCCTGTTGTCGCTGACCGCCTTGTCCGCCCCCGCGGCGTACGCCGACGACGAGGTCACCCCTGTCGCGGTGACCGTCAACGCCCGCGCCGCACTCGCCACCGTCCCCCAGACGGGCATCGGCACCAACCATGCGATCTGGGACACGAACCTGGGCACCAACGAGACCGCCGACCTGCTCAAGGACATGGGCACGAAGGTCCTGCGGTATCCGGGTGGCTCCTACTCCGACATTTACCACTGGGCCGACCACACCGCCCCCGGCGGATATGTAGCGCCCAACACCGACTTCGACACGTTCATGAGCGGTGTGCACCGGACCGGAGCCCAGGCGATGGTGACCGCCAACTACGGCACGGGGACCGCCGAGGAGGCCGCGGCCTGGGTGCGGCATGCCAACGTCACCAAGGGCTACGGCATCAAGTACTGGGAGATCGGCAACGAGAACTACGGCAACGGCCATTACGGCTCCGCCTGGGAGGCGGACAATCATGCCGACAAGAGCCCGGCCGAGTACGCCCGCCACGTCGTGGCCTACTCCGACGCCATGAAGGCGGTCGACCCGACCATCAAGATCGGCGCCGTGCTGACCACCTCGGCCAACTGGCCCGACGGGCTCGTCGGCGAAGGGGACGCCGGAACCTGGAACAAGGTCGTCCTGTCCATGGCGGGCCCGAAGATCGACTTCGTGATCCTGCACTGGTATCCGGGCGCCCTGGACAAGACCGGCCACGTACCCGACATGATCCACCTCACCCGCGAGCAGATCGCCAAGTACGCCGGACCCGGGTCGGAGCGGATCGGCATCGCGATGACCGAGTTCAACACCGGCAGCAGCAGTGCCGGCACGACCACCCAGCCCGGCGCCCTGGCCGCCGCCGACGCGTACGCGACGCTGCTGGCGAACGGGGTGTTCACGGTCGACTGGTGGAACGTCCACAACGGCATCGGCCCCGTCACGCAGGTCGAAGGCCACACCGACTACGGCGACTTCGGCCTGCTGTCGAGCGCGACGTGCACCTCCGACAACTCGGTCTGCGAGCCGCCGCTGAACACGCCCTTCGCGCCGTACTACGCGCTGCAGATGATGAGCAAGTTCGCCCGCCCAGGGGACCAGTTCGTCCGCGCCGCGACCGACCAGCCGAAGGTCACCGCCCACGCCGCCCGCCGTCCCAACGGCGACCTGGCGGTCATGCTGATCAACACCTCGTCCGACACGTCGTACCCGATCACGCTCGACTACTCCGGCTTCCGCCCGGCGTCGGGTGCGGCCACCGTACTGACCCACACCAACGGCGCCACGAGCATCACCACCTCGACCGCGGAAAGCCCGGCGCTGCCCCCGCTCTCCCTCACCACGCTCGTCCTGCGCCCCGCCTCGTCCCAGACCGGTCTCCCGGCCGCCCCAGGTCAGCCGGCCGCCTCGAACATCACGGACAAGACCGCCACGATCTCCTGGCCCGCCGCCTCCCCCGGCGCTCGCCCGATCGCCAAGTACGAGATCCACCGCCAGAACGCAGCCATCAGCGAACAACTCGGCGAGACGACCGGCACGTCGTTCACCGTGCACAACCTCAAGCCGGGCACCCGTTACACGGTCAACGTGATCGCCCGTGACAGCGGCGGCGGCGTTTCCTGGTCCTCCCCACCGCTGACCTTCACCACGAGCACTCCCGCCACGAGCTCCTGCACCGTGAAGCTCACCAACCAGACCGACTGGGCCAGCGGCTACGTCGGCGCCATCGAGATCACCAACAACGGTGCGCCGATCAACGGCTGGACTCTGAACTTCACCTGGCCGAGGCCATGGCAGAGCCTCGGCAGCGGCTGGAGCGCCGTCTGGACGCAGACCGGGTCGGACGTCAAGGTCGTGAACGAGTCCGGCAACGGCTCCCTCGCCACGGGCGCGTCGACCACGATCGGATTCGTCGGCAATTACAGCGGCCCGAACGTCCTGCCCACGGTCTTCACCCTCAACGGAACCGTCTGCGGGGGCGCCTAG
- a CDS encoding ADP-dependent glucokinase/phosphofructokinase, which translates to MTSHVVLGLGGCVDYELKLSSLLLEQLVGEYKIHNAELTSSVTVTNERELVISILTYLKKGGGGEHFVASSECLSAFAARFPKRTTLGGTSVRAAMEMSRLGVPSTLHLVSLNDIVRRLLPASCDYICSGDQDTLYPHLIVQYDQDMLVRAGDIDIRAPFPNRLIYVNDPANESMMLSGALGSLLRDARVFLISGFNAVRDQRTLDRRLSTLRSHMRQLPAEAVVYYEDAGFHEPGLSQRVRDALVEVIDIYGLNEDEMQSHLGYAVNLLSVTEVARALESLQALIPVTTLVVHTKYWSAAFGERAGEYAEPLNEGIVIASTRYCHGDEYTDHHYELMRNRPRRTEAVEFAAALEGRMGRVVRCLPGFDLDVAAPTTIGLGDAFVGGFLAAVSRGGSSSQGIT; encoded by the coding sequence ATGACCAGTCATGTAGTCCTGGGCTTGGGGGGATGCGTCGACTACGAACTCAAGCTGTCCTCGCTGCTCTTGGAGCAACTTGTCGGCGAGTACAAGATCCACAATGCCGAGCTGACTTCATCGGTCACCGTGACCAACGAGCGCGAACTCGTCATTTCGATTCTCACCTACCTCAAAAAAGGCGGAGGGGGCGAGCACTTCGTCGCCTCCTCCGAATGCCTGAGCGCATTCGCAGCGCGGTTCCCCAAGCGAACAACTCTGGGTGGAACCTCCGTTCGAGCGGCGATGGAGATGAGCCGGCTCGGCGTACCATCCACCCTGCACCTGGTCAGTCTCAACGACATCGTCCGCCGACTGCTGCCGGCAAGCTGCGACTACATCTGTAGCGGCGACCAGGACACCCTCTATCCACACCTGATCGTGCAGTACGACCAGGACATGCTGGTTCGAGCAGGTGACATCGACATCCGTGCGCCGTTTCCGAACAGATTGATCTACGTCAACGACCCGGCGAACGAGTCCATGATGCTGAGTGGTGCACTGGGCTCGTTGCTTCGAGACGCACGGGTCTTTCTGATCTCGGGATTCAACGCGGTACGGGACCAGAGAACTCTTGACCGGCGTCTGTCCACGCTGAGAAGTCACATGCGACAACTTCCGGCCGAGGCGGTCGTCTACTACGAGGATGCCGGATTCCACGAGCCAGGCCTCAGCCAACGGGTCCGCGACGCACTCGTGGAAGTCATCGACATCTACGGACTGAACGAAGACGAGATGCAGTCGCACCTGGGCTATGCCGTCAACTTGCTCTCCGTGACGGAGGTGGCGCGCGCCCTCGAATCGCTGCAAGCTCTCATCCCCGTGACAACCCTGGTTGTGCATACCAAGTATTGGTCGGCAGCATTCGGCGAGAGAGCCGGCGAGTACGCAGAGCCACTGAACGAGGGCATCGTGATCGCCAGCACCCGCTACTGCCATGGAGATGAGTACACCGACCACCACTACGAACTCATGCGGAACCGGCCGAGGCGAACGGAGGCGGTGGAGTTCGCCGCGGCTCTGGAAGGCCGGATGGGCAGGGTTGTTCGTTGCCTGCCTGGCTTCGATCTTGACGTTGCCGCACCCACGACCATCGGGCTCGGCGATGCGTTCGTCGGCGGTTTCCTCGCCGCAGTCTCCCGGGGCGGTTCAAGCAGTCAGGGCATCACGTGA
- a CDS encoding helix-turn-helix transcriptional regulator, with protein MIEPMAERLSSPVFVGRVAEITRLAAALERAVAGEPSTVMVAGEAGVGKTRLLAELIGQAREAGAVTLVGGCLDVGDGVLAYAPVVEAARSLGGMLDAEELGRVLGGSRAELARLVPELGEPVAGADPVAPARLFELLLGVLHRLAERRPVLLVVEDLHWADQSTRDLLGFLIRNVRAGVCMVLTYRSDDLHRRHPLRPFLAELGRNSRAERLEVGAFGRREVADLLAGITGERPSAKLVTEIRARSGGNPFFVEELLAASREGTAMPAALRDVVLARVEALSEPVQQVLRVAAVAGRRVDHNVLAAVSAQPVAQLVGVLREAVAHHVLSAEEGSESYAFRHALVQEAVYDDLLPVERGPLHAAYARALSDRIDKRAGSATAAELGQLAYHWYAAHDLGAALLACVGAGQAAEATYALAEALQHYERALELWAQVPQAAAQSPLDRVTVLRRAAQAAFLLGEHDRAIALAEVALAEVAMDGTEAGRRPLRTGVLLERLARYHWAAGDSARALETIERAVAAVPAEPPSRERARTLAARGHMLLLMNRHAEARECCEDAIAMARQVNARAVEGNALNSLAAALSFLGRLDVAGAYFEDAFRIAEEVGNTDDMCRARVNHGYALWAYGRWEEAAKLSLEAYRLAARFGLVRMYGRSALADAAESLIFLGRGEEALSLLEEEFAEFDSPTGFLDAAPLQARALYLLHRGDLAAAWEDLAAVLKSTPFSLDPQYAAPQFGRMAAVAMWDGRLEEAREAVAEGLRLLGDSDEGSLTIEMSHIGLTVEAAIAERAVAQRDAHEVGQARRIGRVLLERARTAAAHVSIPLVEARLMSAEAEWSRIEGASDPRRWAAALAAWQGLKCPFEIGYARWRYGEALLSAGASREAVAADLIEGWTVARDLGARLLAEEISALARRARIDLTSSEEAPEPSGRSAEPGDRFGLTPRERDVLKLVATGRTNRQIAQALFISDKTASVHVSNILAKLGAANRSEAAAISHRLGLG; from the coding sequence ATGATCGAGCCCATGGCGGAGCGGTTGTCGAGTCCTGTCTTCGTGGGACGGGTCGCGGAGATCACCCGATTGGCGGCGGCCCTGGAGCGGGCGGTCGCGGGTGAGCCCTCGACGGTGATGGTGGCCGGCGAGGCGGGGGTCGGCAAGACCCGGCTGCTGGCCGAACTGATCGGCCAGGCCCGGGAGGCCGGTGCGGTCACGCTCGTGGGCGGCTGCCTGGACGTCGGCGACGGGGTGCTCGCCTATGCCCCGGTCGTCGAGGCGGCGCGGTCGCTGGGCGGGATGCTGGACGCGGAGGAGCTGGGGCGGGTTCTTGGTGGGTCGAGGGCCGAGCTGGCACGGCTGGTGCCCGAGCTGGGCGAGCCGGTGGCCGGCGCGGATCCGGTGGCCCCGGCGCGGCTGTTCGAGCTGCTGCTGGGTGTGCTGCACCGGCTGGCAGAACGGCGGCCGGTGCTGCTGGTCGTCGAGGATCTGCACTGGGCCGACCAGTCGACTCGCGATCTGCTCGGGTTCCTGATCCGGAACGTACGCGCCGGAGTCTGCATGGTGCTGACGTACCGGAGCGACGATCTCCACCGCCGCCACCCGTTGCGCCCCTTCCTTGCCGAACTGGGGCGAAACAGCCGCGCCGAGCGGCTGGAAGTCGGAGCTTTCGGCCGCCGGGAGGTAGCGGACCTGCTCGCCGGGATCACCGGCGAGCGTCCTTCGGCGAAGCTGGTGACCGAGATCCGCGCTCGGTCCGGGGGCAACCCCTTCTTCGTGGAGGAGCTGCTGGCCGCCAGCCGCGAGGGGACGGCGATGCCCGCCGCGCTGCGCGATGTGGTGCTGGCCCGGGTGGAGGCGCTGTCCGAGCCGGTTCAGCAGGTGCTGCGGGTGGCCGCGGTGGCCGGCCGGCGGGTCGACCACAACGTGCTCGCCGCGGTGTCGGCTCAGCCGGTGGCGCAGCTGGTCGGGGTGCTGCGTGAGGCGGTCGCCCATCATGTGCTGTCGGCCGAGGAGGGCAGCGAGTCCTACGCGTTCCGGCACGCGCTCGTACAGGAGGCCGTCTACGATGACCTGCTGCCGGTCGAACGTGGACCGTTACATGCCGCCTACGCACGGGCTCTGTCGGACCGGATCGACAAGCGCGCCGGTTCCGCGACCGCCGCGGAGCTGGGGCAGTTGGCGTATCACTGGTATGCCGCCCACGATCTCGGCGCCGCGCTGCTGGCCTGCGTAGGCGCGGGTCAGGCGGCGGAGGCCACGTACGCGCTGGCCGAGGCGCTCCAGCACTACGAGCGGGCGCTGGAGCTGTGGGCGCAGGTGCCGCAGGCGGCGGCCCAGAGCCCGCTGGACCGGGTGACGGTGCTGCGGCGGGCCGCGCAGGCGGCCTTCCTGCTCGGCGAGCACGATCGTGCGATCGCGCTGGCGGAGGTCGCGCTGGCCGAGGTCGCGATGGACGGGACGGAGGCCGGGCGCCGGCCGCTGCGCACCGGGGTGCTCCTGGAGCGGCTGGCGCGCTATCACTGGGCGGCCGGTGACAGCGCGCGTGCGCTGGAGACGATCGAGCGAGCGGTGGCCGCGGTGCCCGCCGAGCCGCCCTCCCGGGAACGCGCTCGTACGCTGGCCGCGCGCGGGCACATGCTCTTGCTGATGAACCGCCACGCGGAAGCACGGGAATGCTGTGAGGACGCGATCGCCATGGCCCGTCAGGTCAACGCGCGGGCGGTCGAGGGGAACGCGCTCAACAGCCTGGCGGCGGCGCTGTCGTTCCTGGGGCGGCTGGACGTGGCCGGTGCGTATTTCGAGGACGCGTTCCGGATCGCCGAGGAGGTCGGCAACACCGACGACATGTGCCGGGCCCGTGTGAACCACGGATACGCCTTGTGGGCCTACGGTCGGTGGGAGGAGGCCGCGAAGCTCAGTCTTGAGGCGTACCGGCTGGCCGCCCGCTTCGGGCTGGTTCGCATGTACGGGCGGTCGGCGCTGGCGGACGCCGCCGAGTCGCTGATCTTCCTGGGCCGCGGGGAGGAGGCGCTGTCGCTGCTGGAGGAGGAGTTCGCCGAGTTCGACTCGCCGACCGGTTTCCTCGACGCCGCGCCGCTTCAGGCCCGGGCCCTGTATCTCCTGCATCGAGGCGACCTGGCCGCGGCCTGGGAGGACCTGGCCGCGGTGCTGAAGAGCACGCCGTTCTCCCTGGATCCCCAGTACGCCGCCCCGCAGTTCGGCCGTATGGCCGCCGTCGCCATGTGGGACGGCAGGCTGGAGGAGGCCAGGGAGGCCGTGGCCGAGGGGCTGCGTCTGCTCGGCGACAGCGACGAGGGCTCGCTGACCATCGAGATGAGCCACATCGGCCTGACGGTCGAAGCGGCGATCGCCGAACGGGCGGTCGCCCAGCGGGACGCCCACGAAGTCGGCCAGGCCCGCCGGATCGGCCGTGTTCTGCTGGAACGTGCCCGTACGGCCGCGGCTCACGTGTCCATCCCCCTGGTGGAGGCCAGGCTGATGAGTGCCGAAGCCGAGTGGAGCAGGATCGAGGGAGCGAGCGACCCGCGGCGCTGGGCCGCGGCGCTGGCCGCCTGGCAGGGGCTCAAGTGTCCGTTCGAGATCGGGTACGCGCGGTGGCGGTACGGCGAGGCGTTGCTGTCCGCCGGCGCCTCCCGCGAGGCTGTGGCCGCCGATCTCATCGAGGGCTGGACCGTGGCACGGGATCTCGGGGCCCGGCTGCTCGCCGAGGAGATCAGCGCCCTGGCCCGCCGGGCCCGCATCGACCTGACGAGCTCGGAGGAGGCACCGGAGCCGAGCGGGCGGTCCGCGGAGCCCGGTGACCGGTTCGGGCTCACTCCGCGCGAACGTGACGTGCTGAAATTGGTGGCCACCGGCCGTACCAATCGGCAGATCGCCCAGGCGCTGTTCATCAGCGACAAGACCGCGAGCGTGCACGTGTCCAACATCCTCGCCAAGCTCGGCGCCGCAAACCGATCGGAGGCTGCGGCGATCTCCCACCGGCTGGGTCTCGGCTGA
- a CDS encoding type II toxin-antitoxin system Phd/YefM family antitoxin: MKVMTMSESRANYAATLDAVIDDQEEVLITRPGGEGVVMVSQREYESMRETLYLMASPVNRRRLSEAVARLEAGGGTVRELADEDATS; this comes from the coding sequence ATGAAGGTGATGACCATGTCCGAATCGCGGGCCAACTACGCCGCCACCCTCGACGCCGTCATCGACGACCAGGAAGAGGTCCTCATCACCCGCCCCGGCGGAGAAGGCGTCGTCATGGTGTCGCAGCGCGAATACGAATCGATGCGCGAGACGCTCTACCTGATGGCCTCTCCCGTCAACCGCAGACGGCTGTCAGAGGCGGTCGCCCGTCTGGAGGCCGGAGGCGGCACCGTCCGCGAACTGGCCGATGAGGACGCCACCTCGTGA